A stretch of the Cyanobacterium stanieri LEGE 03274 genome encodes the following:
- a CDS encoding aldehyde dehydrogenase, which yields MTITSYSMQSFVDEQRKFFATGATKSYDFRLQQLKKLKEAIALRQDKILEALNQDLGKPKLEGCFELAVISEISYAIKNLKKWMKPKRVSAGIENFPACAKIHSEPLGVVLIIGPWNYPFTLMISPLVGAIASGNCAMLKPSELAPHTSALITELIKDIFPPDYICIQEGGVEIAQELLNTKFDHIFFTGGTKIGQIVMESAAKQLTPVTLELGGKSPCIVDKETNLKITAKRITWGKFINAGQTCIAPDYILVDKTIKQELITEIKQCVHEFFGENPHQSPDFARIINHKQFDRLEQLLNHGDIILGGKTHREDKYIAPTIIDNVSLNSPIMAEEIFGPIMPILEYNTLDEAITIVNSKPKPLALYFFSNNSDNKKRILHETSSGGLCFNETIMQVGVKDLPFGGVGDSGIGAYHGKTSFDTFSHQKAVLSRYFWGDLNWRYAPYSDKIVNSFKKFYTN from the coding sequence ATGACTATTACCAGTTATTCTATGCAATCTTTTGTGGATGAGCAGAGGAAATTTTTTGCCACAGGGGCAACTAAATCCTATGATTTTCGGTTACAACAGTTGAAAAAATTAAAAGAGGCGATCGCCCTTAGACAAGATAAAATATTAGAAGCCTTAAATCAAGACTTAGGTAAACCAAAATTAGAAGGTTGTTTTGAATTAGCAGTTATTTCCGAAATCAGCTACGCCATTAAAAACCTCAAAAAATGGATGAAACCAAAACGAGTAAGCGCCGGCATTGAAAACTTTCCCGCCTGTGCCAAAATCCATTCTGAACCATTGGGGGTAGTATTAATTATAGGGCCATGGAATTATCCCTTTACCCTAATGATTTCCCCCCTCGTAGGGGCGATCGCCTCGGGAAACTGTGCTATGCTCAAACCATCAGAATTAGCACCCCACACCTCCGCCCTCATCACCGAATTAATCAAAGACATCTTTCCCCCCGACTACATCTGCATCCAAGAAGGAGGAGTAGAAATAGCCCAAGAATTACTAAATACCAAATTTGATCATATCTTCTTCACCGGAGGCACAAAAATTGGGCAAATTGTCATGGAATCCGCCGCCAAACAACTAACCCCCGTCACCCTCGAATTAGGAGGAAAAAGCCCCTGCATCGTTGATAAAGAAACCAACCTCAAAATTACCGCCAAAAGAATTACTTGGGGTAAATTCATCAACGCAGGGCAAACCTGCATCGCCCCCGATTACATCCTCGTAGATAAAACCATCAAACAAGAACTTATCACAGAAATCAAACAATGTGTCCACGAATTTTTTGGCGAAAATCCTCACCAAAGCCCCGATTTTGCCCGTATCATCAACCATAAACAATTTGACAGACTAGAACAACTATTAAACCATGGTGATATTATCCTAGGGGGAAAAACCCACCGAGAAGATAAATATATCGCCCCCACCATCATCGATAACGTTTCCCTCAACTCTCCCATCATGGCAGAGGAAATTTTTGGCCCTATTATGCCTATCCTCGAATACAATACCCTTGATGAAGCCATCACCATCGTTAACAGCAAACCCAAACCCCTTGCCCTTTACTTTTTCTCCAACAACTCAGACAACAAAAAACGTATCCTCCATGAAACCTCATCAGGGGGATTATGTTTTAACGAAACCATCATGCAAGTAGGGGTAAAAGATTTACCCTTTGGCGGGGTAGGGGATAGCGGTATTGGGGCATATCATGGCAAAACCAGCTTTGATACTTTTTCCCACCAAAAAGCCGTCTTATCTCGTTATTTCTGGGGCGATTTAAACTGGCGTTATGCCCCCTACAGCGATAAGATAGTCAACTCTTTCAAAAAATTCTACACCAATTGA
- a CDS encoding cold-shock protein, protein MTIDFGYIKNYHSDRGFGFVGCTFSNQNSQVFFHIKKIKSKYRELAQKLDNDDIFEPVSFWYEIETTQKRKQVSEVWLNKDDIPSCYAHQFDGFIETVENMWKNIDSSKPSWLDIVTIELVGINRKDELSLQRNNLEIQRREAEERKRKDADVERLRQIELQRERERQEVEHQKQIRVDKENEVRRLSVKYEKYLEGVEAAGELYELLEEMRQLPEEERFTHSKQLSNYIVRKKLGYKYKHISGILRMQNGTDEWDFKGGFPTDIYRIICQELGLDNQHTTARPVGFRSFKDVYKF, encoded by the coding sequence ATGACAATAGACTTTGGTTATATCAAGAATTACCATTCTGATAGAGGTTTTGGATTTGTTGGTTGTACTTTTTCTAATCAAAACAGTCAAGTTTTCTTTCATATTAAGAAAATAAAGAGCAAATATCGTGAATTAGCTCAAAAATTAGACAATGATGACATTTTTGAACCTGTAAGTTTTTGGTATGAAATTGAAACTACTCAAAAACGGAAACAAGTTAGTGAAGTTTGGTTAAATAAAGATGATATTCCTTCATGTTATGCACATCAATTTGATGGTTTTATTGAAACAGTTGAGAATATGTGGAAAAACATAGACTCATCAAAACCTAGTTGGCTTGATATTGTCACAATAGAGTTAGTTGGAATTAATCGTAAAGATGAATTAAGTCTTCAAAGAAATAATTTAGAGATTCAACGGAGGGAGGCTGAGGAAAGAAAACGCAAAGATGCTGATGTTGAACGCTTAAGACAAATAGAACTTCAAAGAGAAAGAGAACGTCAAGAAGTTGAACATCAAAAACAGATTAGGGTTGATAAAGAGAATGAAGTTAGAAGACTAAGTGTCAAATATGAGAAATATTTAGAAGGCGTAGAAGCGGCCGGGGAATTATATGAGCTATTAGAAGAAATGCGTCAGCTTCCTGAAGAAGAAAGATTTACACATAGTAAGCAACTTTCAAATTATATTGTACGAAAGAAACTTGGTTATAAGTATAAACATATCTCAGGTATTTTAAGAATGCAAAATGGAACGGATGAATGGGATTTTAAAGGGGGGTTTCCCACTGACATTTATAGAATTATTTGTCAAGAACTTGGACTAGATAACCAACATACAACGGCTAGACCTGTCGGTTTTAGATCATTTAAGGATGTTTATAAATTTTAA
- the bioB gene encoding biotin synthase BioB produces the protein MSTDSNDSLALWLRELSDRIIDGEQITREEALKITTIEGEENILLLCENADRIRQARCGNVVDLCSIVNVKSGNCSENCSFCSQSVHHQGKDSPVYGLKTEDEILEYAKAAEAAGAKRFCLVSQGRGIKYNSPKTNEFAQIISTVRRIIEETNVKPCCALGEITQEQAQQLKEAGVTRYNHNLEASANFYEKIVTTHTWQDRVDTVKNLKAVGIQACTGGIMGMGESWEDRVDLALSLRELEVESVPINLLNPREGTPLGEQNKLTPLQALKAIALFRFILPEQILRYAGGRETVMGEWQKQGLISGINAMLIGNYLTTLGQSPQEDQAMLESLGLEGGEAPVPYQNESIG, from the coding sequence ATTTCCACCGATAGTAATGATTCCCTTGCGCTATGGTTAAGGGAATTGAGCGATCGCATCATAGACGGTGAACAGATTACCAGAGAAGAAGCCTTAAAAATTACCACCATCGAAGGAGAAGAAAATATCCTTTTGTTGTGTGAAAATGCTGATCGTATTCGTCAGGCCCGTTGTGGTAATGTAGTTGACCTATGTAGTATCGTTAACGTTAAATCGGGAAATTGTTCAGAAAACTGTAGTTTTTGCTCACAATCGGTACACCACCAGGGAAAAGACTCCCCCGTTTACGGTTTAAAAACCGAAGATGAAATTTTAGAATATGCCAAAGCGGCAGAAGCGGCGGGGGCAAAAAGATTTTGTTTAGTATCCCAAGGGCGAGGAATAAAATATAATAGCCCTAAAACCAACGAATTTGCCCAAATTATCTCCACCGTACGCCGTATCATTGAGGAAACCAACGTAAAACCCTGTTGCGCCCTAGGGGAGATTACCCAAGAACAAGCCCAACAACTCAAAGAAGCAGGGGTAACCCGCTATAACCATAACCTTGAGGCATCGGCGAATTTTTATGAAAAAATCGTTACCACCCACACTTGGCAAGATCGGGTAGATACGGTGAAAAACCTCAAAGCCGTTGGCATACAAGCCTGTACAGGGGGCATTATGGGTATGGGAGAGAGTTGGGAAGATCGGGTTGATTTAGCCCTTTCTTTGCGAGAATTAGAAGTAGAATCCGTGCCTATTAATTTACTTAATCCCCGAGAAGGTACACCCCTAGGAGAGCAGAATAAATTAACTCCCTTACAAGCCCTAAAGGCGATCGCCCTTTTCCGTTTTATCTTACCAGAGCAAATTCTCCGTTATGCAGGGGGTAGAGAAACCGTCATGGGAGAATGGCAAAAACAAGGTTTAATTTCGGGAATTAATGCTATGTTAATCGGTAATTATTTAACCACCCTCGGGCAATCTCCCCAAGAAGATCAAGCCATGCTAGAATCCCTCGGTTTAGAAGGGGGAGAAGCCCCTGTCCCCTATCAAAATGAATCCATTGGCTAA
- a CDS encoding ABC transporter ATP-binding protein encodes MKSKTKNNDWGLVLKILPYAKRKSPILLLSFILLIPLSIAGAIQPLIVGQGISLLRGEDTWGFLESYSVAEGLNLLAFILLGTIIFRTIFLAWQGFLVQKVGQEITAFIRQDLFNHVTSLSSNFFHKTPVGKLVTRLINDVEALGDVFATGAIGILSDVIYILAIIITMVSLQWQLALLLVFMLIPVSALIVYFQKQYRKANYVAREELSVLNAMLQENVVGINIVQLFRRERHNSELFRTVNERYRLAVDKTIFHDSAVSATLEWISLVAIAVVLWIGGVLILGDNLNYGTLSAFILYSQRLFDPLRQFADKFTMFQAGFTAIERISELMNIPIEIQDKDNDISLNHHNANQDAVGEIRFENVWFGYKPDEYVLKNLNFTIRPGEKVALVGPTGAGKSSIIRLLCRLYEPTQGRILVDGIDIRDITQAELRSHIGVILQESFIFAGDVKRNITLGETYDFDEIENAVKLTNIKPLIEELPQGYNTQLRERGANLSAGQKQLLAFARVAIRNPNILVLDEATSSLDVSTEADTQKALDELLINKTAIIIAHRLSTIRNVDKILVLKQGELIESGNHDQLLAENGLYASLYKLQMLATV; translated from the coding sequence ATGAAATCAAAAACAAAAAATAACGATTGGGGATTAGTCTTAAAAATTTTACCCTACGCTAAAAGAAAATCTCCCATACTATTATTATCTTTTATATTGTTAATTCCCTTATCCATAGCGGGAGCCATTCAACCCTTAATTGTCGGACAAGGTATTTCTTTATTAAGAGGGGAAGATACTTGGGGTTTTTTAGAGTCTTATTCCGTTGCAGAAGGTTTAAATCTACTAGCCTTTATCTTACTAGGAACAATTATTTTTCGGACAATTTTTTTAGCTTGGCAAGGTTTTTTAGTCCAAAAAGTGGGGCAAGAAATTACCGCTTTTATTCGTCAAGATTTATTTAATCATGTTACTTCATTATCATCTAATTTTTTCCATAAAACCCCCGTGGGAAAATTAGTCACAAGGTTAATTAATGACGTAGAAGCCTTAGGAGATGTCTTTGCCACTGGGGCTATAGGTATTCTTAGTGATGTTATCTATATTTTAGCGATTATCATTACCATGGTTTCCCTTCAATGGCAGTTAGCCCTATTGTTGGTATTCATGTTAATTCCTGTTTCAGCTTTAATCGTTTATTTCCAAAAGCAATATCGTAAAGCTAACTATGTGGCAAGGGAAGAATTATCCGTCTTAAATGCCATGCTACAAGAAAATGTGGTAGGTATTAATATTGTGCAATTATTTCGCCGTGAAAGACATAATAGCGAACTATTTCGCACTGTCAATGAGCGTTATCGATTGGCCGTCGATAAAACAATTTTCCATGATTCAGCGGTATCGGCTACCCTTGAATGGATTTCCCTAGTTGCGATCGCCGTTGTCCTTTGGATCGGAGGGGTGCTAATATTAGGAGATAACCTCAACTATGGTACATTATCCGCCTTTATTCTCTATTCCCAACGATTATTCGATCCTCTCAGACAGTTCGCTGATAAGTTTACCATGTTCCAAGCAGGATTTACAGCTATCGAACGTATTTCCGAATTGATGAATATTCCCATCGAAATCCAAGATAAGGATAATGACATTAGCCTAAACCACCACAACGCCAACCAAGATGCCGTAGGGGAAATTCGCTTTGAAAATGTCTGGTTTGGCTATAAACCTGATGAATATGTACTCAAAAACCTTAACTTCACCATTCGCCCGGGAGAAAAAGTCGCCCTCGTAGGGCCCACAGGGGCAGGTAAAAGCTCCATCATCAGGCTTCTCTGTCGTTTATACGAACCCACCCAAGGTAGAATTTTAGTGGACGGTATCGACATCCGAGACATCACCCAAGCCGAATTAAGAAGCCATATCGGGGTCATATTACAAGAAAGTTTCATTTTTGCAGGGGATGTGAAAAGAAATATCACCCTAGGAGAAACCTATGATTTTGATGAAATAGAAAATGCCGTCAAACTCACCAACATAAAGCCTCTCATCGAAGAATTGCCCCAAGGTTACAACACCCAATTACGGGAAAGGGGTGCAAACCTATCCGCAGGGCAAAAACAATTACTGGCTTTTGCAAGGGTAGCTATTCGTAACCCCAATATTTTAGTCTTGGATGAAGCCACCTCCAGCCTAGACGTTTCCACAGAAGCCGACACCCAAAAGGCTTTAGATGAATTATTAATCAATAAAACCGCTATTATCATCGCCCACCGTCTTTCTACCATTCGTAATGTGGATAAAATTTTAGTCCTTAAACAAGGGGAATTAATCGAATCGGGTAATCATGATCAATTATTGGCAGAAAATGGTTTATATGCCAGTTTATATAAATTGCAAATGTTAGCCACTGTTTAG
- the murA gene encoding UDP-N-acetylglucosamine 1-carboxyvinyltransferase: MEIIGKNPLQGEVRISGAKNSALAILAGTLLCSEECRLTNVPTLKDVQFMGQVLNALGVKIEQNQDVWDIDARQLKDAQAPYELVSQLRASFFVIGPILTRLGVAHVPLPGGCAIGSRPVDLHVRGLQAMGADVIIEHGVVNASVKGGKKRLQGANIFLDYPSVGATETIMMAATLAEGETIIQNAAQEPEIVDLANFCNSMGAKIKGAGTNTIIIEGVKSLHTTDYAIIPDRIEAGTFLVAGAITHSPITLTAVNHEHLIPVIAKLEEIGVGIAKESETSLRVIPGEIRSADIETAPHPGFPTDMQAQFMALLTVAQGNSVITETVFENRLRHVAELKRMGADIKVKGNCAVVKGIYGLSGAPVMATDLRASAALVIAGLAADGKTLVQGLQHLDRGYENIEQKLQSLGAKIKRIQYRG, encoded by the coding sequence TTGGAAATTATCGGCAAAAATCCCCTCCAAGGGGAGGTAAGAATCAGTGGGGCAAAAAATTCAGCCCTAGCCATTTTGGCAGGAACTTTATTATGTAGTGAAGAATGTCGCTTAACTAATGTTCCCACCCTTAAAGATGTGCAATTTATGGGTCAGGTGTTGAACGCTTTAGGGGTTAAAATAGAACAAAATCAAGATGTATGGGATATTGATGCCCGTCAATTAAAAGACGCTCAAGCACCCTACGAGTTAGTATCCCAACTTCGTGCTAGTTTCTTTGTTATTGGGCCTATTCTCACCCGTTTAGGGGTTGCCCATGTGCCTTTACCGGGGGGATGTGCGATAGGTTCTCGTCCTGTTGACCTTCACGTCAGAGGGCTTCAGGCTATGGGCGCTGATGTGATTATTGAACATGGGGTGGTTAATGCTTCGGTGAAGGGGGGTAAAAAAAGATTGCAGGGCGCAAATATATTCCTTGATTATCCTAGTGTGGGCGCTACGGAAACTATCATGATGGCGGCAACCCTTGCAGAAGGTGAAACCATTATTCAAAATGCTGCTCAAGAACCTGAAATTGTTGATCTGGCTAATTTTTGCAATAGTATGGGGGCAAAGATTAAGGGCGCTGGGACAAATACTATTATCATTGAAGGGGTTAAAAGTCTGCATACCACTGATTATGCGATTATTCCCGATCGCATCGAAGCTGGTACATTTTTAGTGGCTGGGGCTATCACCCATTCTCCCATTACTCTTACGGCCGTTAACCACGAACATTTGATTCCTGTGATTGCGAAGTTGGAAGAAATTGGCGTCGGAATCGCTAAAGAATCAGAAACCAGTCTTAGGGTTATCCCTGGGGAAATTCGCTCAGCGGACATCGAAACTGCTCCTCATCCCGGTTTTCCTACGGATATGCAAGCCCAATTTATGGCGCTATTGACGGTGGCTCAGGGGAATAGTGTGATTACTGAAACGGTGTTTGAAAATCGTTTACGTCATGTTGCTGAGTTAAAACGCATGGGCGCTGATATTAAGGTTAAGGGTAATTGTGCTGTGGTCAAAGGTATTTATGGTCTTTCGGGCGCTCCTGTTATGGCTACGGATTTAAGGGCGTCCGCTGCTTTGGTTATTGCTGGTTTGGCGGCAGATGGCAAAACTTTGGTACAAGGATTACAACATCTTGATCGAGGTTATGAAAATATTGAACAAAAGTTACAAAGTCTTGGAGCTAAAATTAAACGTATTCAGTATCGTGGCTAA
- the crtD gene encoding C-3',4' desaturase CrtD, translating to MKKVVVIGAGIGGLTAGALLAKRGYDVTIYDQAIVPGGCASTFKRRGFTFDVGATQVAGLEKGGIHERIFKELDVELPSMTICDPACAVFLPEEKEPIMVWRNPQKWQQEREKQFPNSENFWSLFKFLFDASWRFQGRDPVLPPRNLWDFFQLIQALRLDTFVTVPFTFMTVANLLNLLGLKDDRRLKTFLDLQLKLYSQVNSEETALLYAATALSVSQEPQGLYHLDGSMQVLCDRLVTALEKYGGKLKMGYFVEKIHTENGMAKGVTIKNKKKGEIFQENANHVVGNITVNNLVKMTDNLPNGYGKRVQKLEPASGAFVIYLGVDESAIPENCPPHLQFLYDYDQPIGEINSLFVSVSKPNDGRAPQGKRTIIASSFTDTALWWNKNKADYDQLKQEYSQRAIARLGTYFHLTPENIIHQEVATPLTFAKYTAREDGIVGGVGQRISTFGPFGFAPRTPIKNLWLVGDSVHPGEGTAGVSYSALTVVRQIGL from the coding sequence GTGAAAAAAGTTGTGGTCATTGGGGCGGGAATAGGTGGATTAACAGCAGGGGCTTTGTTGGCGAAAAGGGGCTATGATGTGACAATTTACGATCAAGCCATCGTACCGGGGGGTTGTGCTTCTACCTTTAAGCGTAGGGGTTTTACTTTTGATGTAGGGGCTACTCAGGTGGCAGGATTAGAAAAGGGGGGCATTCATGAGCGTATTTTTAAGGAATTGGATGTTGAATTACCTTCGATGACAATTTGTGATCCTGCTTGTGCGGTTTTTTTGCCAGAAGAAAAAGAACCCATTATGGTGTGGAGAAATCCTCAAAAATGGCAACAAGAAAGGGAAAAACAGTTTCCGAATAGTGAAAATTTTTGGTCTTTGTTTAAGTTTTTGTTTGATGCAAGTTGGCGTTTTCAAGGGAGAGATCCTGTGTTACCTCCTCGCAATTTGTGGGATTTTTTTCAGCTTATTCAGGCTTTAAGGCTCGATACTTTTGTTACTGTACCTTTTACTTTTATGACGGTAGCTAATTTGCTTAATTTGTTAGGATTAAAAGATGATCGCCGCTTAAAAACTTTCCTTGATTTACAGCTTAAATTATATTCTCAGGTAAACAGTGAGGAAACGGCTTTGTTATATGCTGCTACTGCTCTTTCTGTATCCCAAGAACCCCAAGGATTATATCATTTAGATGGTAGTATGCAGGTATTGTGCGATCGCCTCGTCACTGCCCTAGAAAAATATGGTGGCAAGTTAAAAATGGGTTATTTTGTGGAAAAAATACACACGGAAAATGGCATGGCAAAAGGGGTCACTATTAAAAATAAGAAAAAAGGTGAAATTTTTCAAGAAAATGCTAATCATGTGGTGGGTAATATTACGGTAAATAATTTAGTAAAAATGACTGATAATTTACCCAATGGATATGGTAAAAGAGTGCAAAAGTTAGAACCTGCATCGGGAGCATTTGTTATTTATTTAGGAGTTGATGAATCTGCTATCCCTGAAAATTGCCCTCCCCATTTACAATTTCTCTATGACTATGATCAACCCATTGGCGAAATTAACTCTTTGTTTGTGTCCGTGAGTAAACCTAATGATGGACGAGCGCCCCAGGGCAAAAGAACTATTATCGCTTCTTCCTTCACCGATACTGCCCTCTGGTGGAATAAAAATAAAGCTGATTATGACCAATTAAAACAAGAATACAGCCAAAGGGCGATCGCACGGTTAGGGACATACTTTCACCTTACCCCTGAAAATATCATCCATCAAGAAGTGGCAACACCCCTTACCTTCGCTAAATATACCGCCCGAGAAGATGGCATCGTCGGTGGTGTGGGACAAAGAATTAGTACCTTCGGCCCCTTTGGATTTGCCCCCCGTACCCCCATTAAAAATCTTTGGCTAGTGGGAGATTCTGTACATCCAGGAGAAGGCACTGCAGGGGTTAGTTATTCAGCCCTAACCGTTGTCCGTCAAATTGGTTTGTAA